The following are encoded together in the Salvia hispanica cultivar TCC Black 2014 chromosome 6, UniMelb_Shisp_WGS_1.0, whole genome shotgun sequence genome:
- the LOC125192103 gene encoding laccase-14-like, with translation MVSPTNCLFLCFSAIILLGGITPVQALVHRFEVRRTFHTRLCTNKSMLTVNGQFPGPTIYARRGELVTVDIINLSEQNITIHWHGVRMPRYPWADGTNLVTMCPITPGNKFRQRMILSDEEGTLFWHAHSDWSRATVYGAIIVLPPTPESYPFPKPHAEIPILLGLWWNAEIEQVYANFIAEGRDPAPVDAFLMNGQPGDLYPCSKQDTFRLKVEPRKTYLIRMVSGLMHFMVFFKIAGHNMTVVGMDGAYTKPLNTNHIVISPGQTIDFLLETNQEPSHYYMAYKIYTRSSNYTPSTAILEYTGNYIPSPSPLFPSYQEGWPSTSMHFETKLRSLADDKHPISVPMNITEKLFFTLSINLWPCNADSCLFSDRFLASINNISMMVPDTSILEAYYRGIRGVFTTNFPDRPERIFNFTYVTLQQSESHPRFATAVYMLDYNAEVEIVLQGTILGKGMDHPMHLHGYSVYLLGSGLGNFNEARDRPNLNLVDPPYMDTVNVPRFGWTVVRFKANNPGVWYMHCHYDRHQTWGMRMVFIVKDGDRPEEKMLPPPPDMPRCDMPGGEVTLGPRELAQLAS, from the exons ATGGTTTCTCCTAcgaattgtttatttttgtgctTCTctgctattattttattgggaGGCATAACACCTGTCCAAGCGTTGGTTCATAGGTTTGAA GTGAGAAGAACATTTCACACAAGGCTATGCACCAACAAAAGCATGCTAACGGTAAACGGGCAGTTCCCGGGACCAACGATCTATGCTAGAAGGGGAGAATTGGTCACAGTCGATATTATAAATCTCTCCGAACAAAATATAACCATCCATTG GCATGGAGTAAGAATGCCGAGATACCCGTGGGCGGATGGCACCAACCTCGTGACAATGTGTCCCATTACTCCCGGCAACAAGTTTCGACAGAGAATGATCCTCTCGGACGAAGAAGGCACATTGTTTTGGCACGCTCACAGTGACTGGTCTCGAGCTACTGTATATGGCGCGATCATCGTCCTGCCTCCCACGCCGGAGAGTTATCCTTTCCCTAAGCCTCATGCCGAAATTCCTATATTACTAG GACTATGGTGGAATGCTGAAATAGAACAAGTTTATGCGAATTTTATTGCCGAGGGGCGGGATCCCGCACCCGTTGATGCTTTCCTCATGAATGGTCAACCCGGAGATCTGTATCCATGCTCAAAACAAG ATACATTCAGATTGAAAGTCGAGCCAAGAAAGACCTACTTGATCAGGATGGTAAGTGGATTGATGCACTTCATGGTATTCTTCAAGATCGCCGGCCACAACATGACGGTGGTGGGCATGGACGGCGCCTACACAAAGCCGCTGAACACCAACCACATCGTCATCTCCCCCGGCCAGACCATCGACTTCCTCCTCGAAACCAACCAGGAGCCCTCCCATTACTACATGGCTTACAAAATATACACCCGGAGCTCCAACTACACCCCGTCCACCGCAATCCTCGAGTACACCGGAAACTACATCCCATCGCCGTCCCCGCTGTTCCCCTCCTACCAGGAAGGGTGGCCGTCCACGTCAATGCACTTCGAGACGAAGCTCAGAAGCCTCGCCGACGACAAGCACCCCATCTCCGTCCCCATGAACATCACAGAGAAGCTCTTCTTCACCCTCTCCATCAACCTGTGGCCGTGTAACGCGGATTCCTGCTTGTTCAGCGACAGGTTCCTGGCAAGCATAAACAACATCTCGATGATGGTGCCCGACACGAGCATTCTAGAAGCTTACTACAGAGGGATTCGAGGCGTTTTCACAACCAATTTCCCCGATCGTCCGGAGAGAATCTTCAACTTCACATACGTGACGCTGCAGCAGAGTGAGTCGCATCCGCGTTTCGCGACTGCGGTGTATATGTTGGATTACAACGCCGAGGTTGAAATCGTGCTTCAAGGCACCATCCTCGGCAAGGGAATGGACCATCCCATGCATTTACATGGCTACAGCGTCTACCTTCTCGGCAGTGGATTGGGGAACTTCAACGAGGCCCGGGACCGCCCCAACTTGAACCTTGTCGACCCCCCGTATATGGATACGGTGAACGTTCCGAGATTCGGATGGACCGTTGTGAGATTTAAGGCTAACAACCCAG GAGTGTGGTACATGCACTGCCATTACGACCGTCATCAGACTTGGGGAATGAGGATGGTGTTCATCGTTAAGGACGGGGATCGCCCCGAGGAGAAGATGCTACCGCCACCACCGGATATGCCTCGGTGTGACATGCCTGGTGGCGAAGTCACGTTAGGGCCAAGGGAGCTAGCGCAATTGGCctcttaa
- the LOC125197447 gene encoding laccase-14-like, which produces MTPVHALVHRFEVRRSSHTRLCTTKSMLTVNRQFPGPTIYARRGDVVLVDIINLSDQNITIHWHGVKMPRYPWSDGTNIVTMCPITPGNKFRQRMILSDEEGTIFWHAHSDWSRATVYGAIVVLPPTTESYPFPKPHAQIPILLGEWWNADIQEVYHNFIAEGRDPATCDAFLMNGQPGDLYPCSAQDTFRLKVEPGKTYLFKLVSAMMNYIMFFKIAGHNVTVVGTDGSYTKPLNTHYIAIAPGQTIDFLVETNQPPSHYYMASRVHTESDHVPATGILDNKLRSLADDKHPIDVPINITVNLFFVLSINLWPCGTNSSCLEDDRLQASINNFSMIMPQTSILEAYYKGIRGVFTPDFPDRPERVFNYTQVSLEKNESHPHYATAVYMLDYNATVEIVFQGTILGSGIDHPIHLHGYSFYVLGSGLGNFDGARDRPNLNLDDPPFVDTTVVPKNGWTIIRFKASNPGVWFMHCHFERHQTWGMKMVFIVKDGGRPNEKMLPPPPDMPHCDTPPLELLFRV; this is translated from the exons ATGACACCGGTCCATGCATTGGTTCATAGGTTTGAA GTGAGAAGATCATCACACACTAGGCTATGCACCACCAAAAGCATGCTAACGGTGAACAGACAGTTCCCGGGACCAACTATATATGCTCGAAGGGGAGATGTGGTCTTAGTCGATATTATTAATCTCTCTGATCAAAATATAACCATCCATTG GCATGGAGTAAAAATGCCGAGATACCCATGGTCAGATGGCACCAACATTGTGACGATGTGTCCTATCACTCCCGGCAACAAGTTTCGACAGAGAATGATTCTCTCTGACGAAGAAGGCACAATATTTTGGCACGCTCACAGTGACTGGTCTCGGGCTACTGTGTATGGCGCCATTGTCGTCCTTCCGCCCACCACGGAAAGTTATCCTTTCCCCAAGCCTCATGCTCAAATTCCCATCTTACTag GAGAGTGGTGGAATGCCGATATTCAAGAAGTCTATCATAACTTTATTGCTGAGGGGCGCGATCCCGCGACTTGTGATGCTTTCCTCATGAATGGTCAACCTGGGGATCTGTATCCATGTTCAGCACAAG ATACATTCAGGTTGAAAGTCGAGCCAGGCAAGACCTACCTTTTCAAATTGGTGAGTGCAATGATGAACTACATCATGTTCTTCAAGATCGCCGGCCACAACGTCACCGTGGTAGGAACAGACGGTTCCTACACGAAGCCGTTGAACACCCACTACATCGCGATTGCCCCCGGCCAGACCATCGATTTCCTCGTCGAAACCAACCAGCCGCCGAGCCACTACTACATGGCTTCCAGAGTACACACGGAATCCGACCACGTCCCGGCAACCGGAATCCTCGA CAACAAGCTCCGAAGCTTAGCCGACGATAAACACCCCATTGATGTCCCAATCAACATCACAGTAAACCTCTTCTTCGTCCTCTCCATCAATCTGTGGCCGTGTGGGACGAATTCGTCGTGCTTGGAAGACGACAGGCTCCAGGCAAGTATAAACAACTTCTCGATGATAATGCCGCAAACAAGCATTCTAGAAGCTTACTACAAAGGGATAAGAGGGGTTTTCACGCCGGATTTCCCAGATCGACCGGAAAGAGTCTTCAATTATACACAAGTTAGTTTGGAGAAGAATGAGTCGCATCCGCATTATGCGACTGCTGTGTATATGTTGGATTATAACGCGACTGTTGAAATCGTGTTTCAAGGAACTATTCTCGGGAGTGGAATCGATCATCCCATCCATTTACATGGCTACAGCTTCTACGTCCTCGGCTCTGGATTGGGGAACTTCGATGGAGCCCGGGACCGCCCTAACTTGAACCTCGATGATCCGCCGTTTGTGGACACCACGGTCGTTCCGAAAAACGGATGGACCATTATAAGATTTAAGGCTAGCAATCCAG GAGTTTGGTTCATGCACTGCCATTTCGAGCGTCATCAAACTTGGGGTATGAAGATGGTGTTCATCGTCAAAGATGGTGGTCGCCCCAACGAGAAGATGCTACCGCCACCGCCGGATATGCCGCATTGTGATACGCCTCCTCTAGAACTATTATTTAGGGTTTGA